The Thiogranum longum genome includes a region encoding these proteins:
- a CDS encoding complex I subunit 4 family protein has translation MLPIVSITLFLPLLGALLVMALRKAPAPVVHTIGISTSGLTLVGALWMWSRGVNASGFAQLEQFEWMPAIGAAYRVGVDGISLPLVLLSALLFFLSFIYSAKVKERPHAYVVLMLLLETASIGAFTALDAILFYVFFEVSLVSMYFMIAGWGHEDRQRAALMFFIYTLLGSLPLLLAILGLYLGSDPHTFDMRVWIDSPPLSGSAAMLALVAMLFTFAVKTPVFPFHTWLPAAHVQAPAAGSVILAGVMLKFGTYGLIRFALQMTPDAFREAGIVILVFGVISAIYGAFAALAQTDLKRLVAYTSVNHMGYIIVGVAIAALAVDPAVRAVAMDGSVLQMVSHGLVTGALFMLVGMLQDRAHTREMDRFGGLLKIVPVLGWSFVLAAFASLGLPGLAHFPAEFQIFLATLRVEPAAVIVILGIVITAGLYLRAIGKVFLGEPREQWAGMGDLNTREVLAICPLLILIVAVGIAPAWVLDVIHKTTAALQF, from the coding sequence GTGCTTCCCATTGTGTCCATCACCCTGTTCCTGCCGCTTCTCGGCGCGCTGCTCGTTATGGCCTTGCGCAAGGCGCCGGCGCCGGTCGTGCATACCATCGGCATCAGTACCAGCGGGCTAACACTCGTGGGGGCTCTGTGGATGTGGTCGCGCGGCGTCAACGCAAGCGGTTTTGCCCAGCTCGAACAGTTTGAGTGGATGCCGGCCATCGGCGCGGCCTACCGCGTGGGCGTGGACGGCATCAGTCTGCCACTGGTGCTGCTGAGTGCGCTGCTGTTCTTCCTGAGCTTTATTTATTCAGCCAAAGTGAAGGAACGGCCACACGCCTATGTCGTGTTGATGTTGCTGCTGGAAACTGCCTCGATCGGTGCCTTCACGGCACTGGATGCGATCCTGTTCTATGTGTTCTTTGAAGTGTCACTGGTATCGATGTACTTCATGATTGCCGGCTGGGGTCACGAAGACCGCCAGCGTGCCGCGCTGATGTTCTTCATCTATACCCTGCTGGGCAGCCTGCCGCTATTACTCGCCATCCTCGGGCTGTACCTGGGCAGCGACCCGCATACCTTTGATATGCGCGTCTGGATCGATAGTCCACCGTTAAGCGGCAGCGCGGCCATGCTGGCACTGGTGGCCATGCTGTTCACGTTCGCGGTCAAGACGCCGGTGTTTCCGTTCCATACCTGGCTGCCGGCTGCGCACGTTCAGGCGCCTGCCGCCGGCAGTGTCATCCTCGCCGGGGTGATGTTGAAATTCGGCACCTACGGCCTGATACGTTTTGCCCTGCAGATGACACCGGATGCGTTTCGGGAGGCAGGTATTGTCATCCTGGTGTTCGGTGTCATCAGTGCCATCTACGGCGCCTTTGCCGCGCTGGCACAAACTGACCTCAAACGCCTGGTGGCCTATACCTCGGTCAATCATATGGGCTATATCATCGTTGGTGTTGCCATCGCCGCACTGGCTGTCGATCCTGCAGTGCGCGCCGTGGCCATGGACGGTTCGGTATTGCAGATGGTCAGTCACGGGCTGGTCACCGGCGCCCTGTTCATGCTGGTCGGTATGTTGCAGGACCGCGCCCACACGCGCGAGATGGACCGGTTCGGCGGCCTGCTTAAAATCGTACCGGTACTCGGCTGGTCCTTTGTGCTGGCTGCCTTCGCCTCGCTGGGCCTGCCGGGGCTGGCGCACTTTCCCGCCGAGTTCCAGATCTTCCTGGCGACACTGCGGGTCGAACCTGCTGCCGTGATCGTTATTCTCGGTATCGTCATTACCGCCGGCCTGTACCTGAGAGCGATTGGCAAGGTCTTCCTTGGCGAACCGCGCGAACAGTGGGCCGGCATGGGTGACCTGAATACCCGCGAAGTACTCGCCATCTGCCCACTGTTGATCCTGATCGTGGCGGTAGGCATTGCACCGGCCTGGGTGCTGGATGTCATTCACAAGACGACGGCCGCGTTGCAGTTCTGA
- a CDS encoding NADH-quinone oxidoreductase subunit L, with the protein MNLIAIAILAPLSMMVLILLLRRLPAALALLGAAVGLLASIGLLSNAFNGMSSELILPGLPDMPLRLVATPLTALLSTLVAVVSSLVLVYAAGYMKQDNEKIRFFATMLLFVSAMQTLVLAGDWILLLAAWELIGLSSYLLIGFWYRRPGVRSAATRAFLTTRSADLGLYIAVFILIAHAGSSDIAVTLNTGGNTAVVAGLLLLVAAMGKSAQTPLHDWLQRAMAGPTPVSALLHSATLVAAGAILLIRTAPMLPAETLLVAAIIGGITTVVTGMIALGERDLKRLLAASTSSQYGLMLVAVGAGVPLAALLHLIAHAAIKSSLFLGAGVFQHSRESTMLTELKGAGRDRPLVFSGFALAALALAGIPPLSGFFSKDAIIAAALSSPNAWLLASFALAGTLLTGAYMARALRILWRGDRQHRNIAGLGWMGAGLAGLVTLAVILGAAFPSIETLLHTALSENTLARILGLGAALSGLTLGWFIAGRRLLGPLLPWAQQGFAIAGGFDTWMVRPALAMARSCEQLERGLYNTVLAVGRSGLAMGRTIRRSDDQGIDGLIFSLVRGTVALGQRARTLQSGLIHREMAITVVGTALILVTLLVTLLVY; encoded by the coding sequence ATGAACCTGATTGCTATCGCCATCCTGGCGCCACTGTCCATGATGGTGTTGATCCTGTTACTGCGGCGTTTACCCGCTGCGCTGGCGTTACTGGGCGCTGCGGTCGGTCTGCTCGCCAGCATCGGATTACTGTCCAATGCCTTTAACGGCATGAGTAGCGAGCTGATCCTGCCCGGCCTGCCGGACATGCCACTACGCCTGGTCGCCACACCCCTGACCGCGCTGCTTTCCACACTGGTTGCTGTCGTCAGCAGCCTGGTGCTGGTCTACGCCGCCGGCTACATGAAACAGGACAACGAAAAGATCCGTTTCTTTGCCACCATGCTGCTGTTTGTCTCGGCCATGCAGACGCTGGTACTCGCCGGTGACTGGATCCTGCTGCTCGCAGCGTGGGAACTCATCGGCCTGAGCAGTTATCTGTTGATCGGTTTCTGGTACCGGCGACCGGGCGTCCGGTCCGCCGCCACCCGTGCCTTCCTGACTACCCGCAGCGCTGACCTTGGACTGTATATCGCGGTGTTCATCCTCATTGCCCATGCCGGCAGCAGCGATATCGCCGTTACGCTGAACACCGGGGGTAACACCGCAGTCGTGGCCGGGCTTTTATTGCTGGTCGCCGCCATGGGCAAGTCAGCGCAAACCCCGCTGCACGACTGGCTGCAACGCGCCATGGCCGGACCCACACCGGTGTCGGCACTGCTGCACTCAGCCACCCTGGTCGCGGCCGGCGCTATTCTGCTGATCCGCACGGCACCGATGCTGCCCGCGGAAACGCTGCTGGTGGCGGCTATCATCGGCGGCATTACCACCGTTGTGACCGGGATGATCGCGCTGGGCGAGCGTGACCTCAAGCGCCTGCTCGCTGCGTCGACCTCAAGTCAGTACGGCTTGATGCTGGTCGCAGTAGGTGCCGGTGTGCCGTTGGCAGCACTGTTGCACCTGATCGCGCACGCCGCGATCAAGAGTTCCCTGTTCCTCGGTGCCGGTGTGTTCCAGCATAGTCGTGAAAGCACCATGCTGACTGAGCTGAAAGGCGCCGGTCGTGACCGGCCGCTGGTATTTTCCGGTTTTGCACTGGCGGCACTGGCGCTGGCCGGCATCCCGCCGCTGAGCGGTTTCTTTTCCAAGGACGCCATCATTGCCGCTGCGCTGTCTTCACCCAACGCCTGGCTGCTGGCCTCGTTCGCGCTGGCCGGGACCCTGCTGACCGGTGCCTACATGGCCCGCGCGTTACGCATCCTGTGGCGTGGCGATCGTCAGCATCGCAATATCGCAGGGCTTGGCTGGATGGGCGCCGGACTGGCGGGACTGGTTACGCTGGCCGTCATTCTCGGCGCCGCCTTCCCGTCCATTGAGACCCTGCTGCACACTGCATTGTCCGAAAACACCCTTGCCCGGATCCTTGGACTGGGCGCTGCACTGAGTGGTCTGACGCTGGGCTGGTTCATCGCCGGGCGACGTCTGCTGGGACCGCTGCTGCCCTGGGCGCAACAGGGCTTTGCCATTGCCGGCGGTTTCGATACCTGGATGGTGCGCCCCGCCCTCGCCATGGCACGCAGCTGCGAACAACTGGAACGCGGCCTGTATAACACGGTACTTGCCGTGGGCCGGTCAGGCCTCGCCATGGGCCGTACCATACGCCGCAGTGACGACCAGGGCATCGACGGCCTGATCTTTTCACTGGTGCGCGGCACGGTCGCACTCGGCCAGCGCGCCCGTACCCTGCAGAGCGGCCTGATCCATCGCGAAATGGCCATCACCGTGGTCGGCACGGCACTGATTCTCGTCACCCTGCTGGTGACTTTACTGGTTTATTGA
- the nuoK gene encoding NADH-quinone oxidoreductase subunit NuoK encodes MSIELLLALMTGAALFGVGVYGALSQTNLVMIMMGIELMLAAAMVNLVAFWRYLHPDNPAGQMFVLIIMTVMAIEMAVGFGIAIARFRAKGSVEMEEAAELKG; translated from the coding sequence ATGAGCATTGAACTCCTTCTCGCCCTGATGACCGGCGCGGCATTGTTCGGGGTCGGCGTCTACGGCGCCCTGTCACAGACCAACCTGGTGATGATCATGATGGGTATAGAACTGATGCTTGCCGCGGCCATGGTCAACCTGGTGGCGTTCTGGCGTTACCTTCACCCGGATAACCCGGCCGGGCAGATGTTTGTACTGATCATTATGACGGTGATGGCGATCGAGATGGCGGTGGGCTTCGGCATTGCCATAGCGCGCTTCCGCGCCAAAGGTTCGGTGGAAATGGAAGAAGCCGCGGAGTTGAAAGGATGA
- a CDS encoding NADH-quinone oxidoreductase subunit J family protein has translation MTAQMFFIGFFGLAAVWFGVVVFRTFSMVRSALALLFSQTALGALFLTMQAEFLGVLQIMMMATEMSIMAIFMVMFMMDPGGLGEMEMTHQKRLSLGTGIVSFLAAVAVAVFVDWGPVANAAPGAAQQTVDLGLELLGRSMLIFETAGITILTAMIAATAVSINKPLDSGIRRNDGKGKASKRPANDEH, from the coding sequence ATGACGGCGCAAATGTTCTTTATCGGTTTCTTCGGGCTCGCCGCGGTGTGGTTCGGGGTTGTTGTGTTCCGCACGTTTTCGATGGTGCGCTCTGCGCTGGCGCTGCTGTTCTCACAGACCGCGCTTGGCGCCCTGTTCCTGACTATGCAGGCAGAGTTTCTCGGCGTATTGCAGATCATGATGATGGCCACGGAGATGAGCATCATGGCCATTTTTATGGTGATGTTCATGATGGATCCCGGAGGTCTCGGCGAGATGGAGATGACCCACCAGAAACGCCTGTCACTGGGCACCGGTATCGTTTCCTTTCTCGCTGCTGTAGCCGTCGCTGTGTTTGTGGACTGGGGACCGGTGGCCAACGCTGCACCGGGCGCTGCGCAACAGACGGTCGATCTCGGCCTTGAGCTGCTGGGACGATCGATGCTGATTTTTGAAACCGCCGGTATCACCATCCTCACTGCGATGATTGCAGCCACGGCGGTGTCCATAAACAAACCCCTGGATTCCGGCATACGCCGGAATGACGGTAAGGGTAAGGCATCAAAGAGACCGGCAAACGATGAGCATTGA
- a CDS encoding complex I subunit 1/NuoH family protein: protein MTTVLLLLLLAFGAYLVAVLENWTTCGRFRLAAPVLAGIALLGRESILTRKPDRIFFEVAPVLLLLSAVLAAAVVPLTPNLIITDLATGALFINAALVYVLVALLMAGWGPDGAYAMVGGWRFLGQLIAYSMLIVMPITAVAMRAESLFTTQIVISQAQLWNVLYQPLGFVLFFIAAMALAFLPPFDLPTAKGELAGGVEAEYTGVRLAVFRLGRLALIITLAAATVIFYLGGWQGPWLPPWAWSAIKILAVTATMLLAGRMMPRIREAHLLAWCWKLGIPLALLNIFLVGVLVLVFP from the coding sequence ATGACGACCGTGCTCCTGCTGCTGTTACTGGCATTCGGCGCCTACCTGGTCGCTGTCCTGGAAAACTGGACAACGTGCGGACGTTTTCGACTGGCCGCGCCGGTACTTGCCGGCATCGCCCTGCTGGGGCGGGAATCTATCCTGACGCGCAAACCCGACCGGATTTTCTTCGAGGTCGCCCCGGTGCTGCTGTTGCTCTCGGCAGTACTCGCGGCTGCCGTCGTACCGCTGACACCGAACCTGATCATCACCGACCTTGCCACCGGCGCACTGTTCATCAACGCCGCGCTGGTCTATGTACTGGTGGCCCTGCTGATGGCCGGCTGGGGGCCGGACGGCGCCTATGCCATGGTCGGTGGCTGGCGTTTTCTCGGCCAGCTTATTGCCTATTCCATGCTCATTGTGATGCCGATTACTGCGGTTGCGATGCGTGCCGAGTCATTATTTACCACACAAATCGTGATCTCACAGGCGCAGTTGTGGAATGTCCTCTATCAACCACTGGGCTTTGTGCTGTTTTTCATCGCGGCCATGGCACTGGCGTTTCTGCCACCGTTTGACCTGCCAACGGCGAAAGGTGAACTGGCCGGTGGCGTGGAAGCCGAATATACCGGCGTCCGACTGGCGGTGTTCCGGCTTGGACGCCTGGCGTTGATTATTACCCTGGCGGCAGCCACGGTGATTTTCTACCTCGGTGGATGGCAGGGTCCGTGGCTACCGCCCTGGGCCTGGAGTGCCATCAAGATACTGGCAGTGACCGCCACCATGCTGCTGGCCGGACGCATGATGCCGCGCATCCGCGAAGCACACCTGCTGGCCTGGTGCTGGAAGCTGGGCATCCCGCTGGCGCTGCTGAATATCTTCCTCGTCGGTGTCCTCGTACTGGTGTTTCCATAA